A genomic segment from Candidatus Effluviviaceae Genus I sp. encodes:
- a CDS encoding FAD binding domain-containing protein yields the protein MYAPAWYAPRTVEEALAALDAADGARPIAGGTDLAVRILDGAARPPVLV from the coding sequence ATGTACGCACCGGCCTGGTACGCGCCGAGGACGGTCGAGGAAGCGCTGGCCGCGCTGGACGCCGCCGACGGCGCGCGCCCGATCGCGGGCGGCACCGACCTCGCGGTGCGCATCCTCGACGGGGCGGCACGGCCGCCCGTGCTCGT